A single genomic interval of Arthrobacter methylotrophus harbors:
- the mpaP gene encoding daptide biosynthesis intramembrane metalloprotease — protein sequence MADTQPTAASGTLAPRLRKGLEIEASGQEWTVTDPSGRIFRISADIAALLNAIDGLRTRQELPAQLTQETGRRWTSESVHQALESFAAKGLIEDGTQRRKKPPRIRFVPPLTLQIGFFSPAPFLHRIRRSLEWLVSTRMVVVYGFIILLGATILAVSAGDVCAALTTPLPLSTYLAVVSAMMLSTMLHEMGHGATLAAFGGKPRQIGFMLFYLTPAFFCDVSDGWRLDSKWKRVSIALAGVVTQGVLAGTASLFSLVASIPEVKAGLLFYAVLGYTSAVINLIPFVKLDGYIALMSYLDISHLRDKALRDARRLISRVLFGHSSKDELPQLRRFKIYGLLCMLFPAYLVVTALSLWLDGIARFGVWGAGIALLVVALLAARVAAGYLSIVREGWDRPGSRKRILAVSVLLLTGVAVSGAYIQIPATIEAGFVNDAGGAGVVFEANSSVPHLDAGQVVDVYGSGLINTRKIGSLKVKEMKVSTRTVPLNAIAPFTLPGAQLVAEVIPLESEDSNSLPSSGTALIRLQNRNTYEWLNEKYLQPVIAGLSTGRSPTK from the coding sequence TTGGCAGACACTCAGCCCACTGCGGCTTCTGGAACCCTCGCTCCGCGCTTGCGAAAGGGCCTGGAAATAGAAGCGTCAGGACAGGAATGGACCGTCACCGATCCCAGTGGGCGAATCTTCCGGATTTCAGCCGATATCGCCGCGTTGCTGAACGCTATTGACGGTCTTCGGACGCGGCAGGAGCTTCCAGCGCAGCTGACGCAGGAGACCGGGCGCCGATGGACCTCCGAATCCGTCCACCAGGCACTGGAATCCTTCGCTGCCAAAGGACTTATCGAGGACGGAACGCAAAGACGAAAGAAGCCACCGCGGATTCGTTTCGTTCCGCCACTGACGTTGCAGATCGGGTTCTTCAGCCCGGCACCCTTCCTGCACCGCATCAGACGCTCCCTGGAATGGCTCGTCTCGACCCGAATGGTTGTTGTTTACGGCTTCATCATCCTTTTAGGAGCGACGATCCTTGCCGTCTCCGCCGGGGACGTCTGCGCGGCTTTGACAACACCGCTGCCACTCTCCACGTACTTGGCGGTTGTGTCGGCGATGATGCTCTCCACAATGCTCCACGAGATGGGGCACGGTGCAACCCTGGCTGCCTTCGGCGGGAAACCCCGCCAGATCGGGTTCATGCTTTTTTACCTCACCCCCGCATTCTTCTGCGACGTTTCTGACGGCTGGCGGCTGGACTCGAAATGGAAAAGGGTGTCCATCGCCCTGGCCGGGGTCGTCACCCAGGGCGTCCTCGCAGGAACTGCCAGCCTCTTTTCCCTTGTCGCGAGCATCCCCGAAGTCAAAGCCGGTCTGCTCTTTTACGCCGTCTTGGGGTACACCTCAGCGGTCATCAATCTGATCCCCTTCGTCAAGCTTGACGGTTACATCGCACTGATGTCCTACCTTGACATCAGCCACTTACGCGACAAAGCACTGCGGGACGCCCGCCGACTTATCTCCAGAGTGCTCTTTGGCCATTCATCCAAAGATGAACTACCTCAGCTTCGAAGGTTTAAGATTTATGGTCTGCTTTGCATGCTGTTCCCGGCGTACCTGGTTGTCACTGCCTTGTCTCTCTGGCTTGACGGGATTGCCAGATTCGGCGTCTGGGGAGCCGGAATAGCACTGCTCGTCGTCGCCCTCCTCGCCGCACGCGTAGCTGCCGGATACCTCAGCATCGTTAGGGAAGGCTGGGACCGGCCGGGGTCAAGAAAACGAATCCTGGCGGTGTCCGTTTTGCTGCTAACCGGCGTTGCCGTGTCCGGGGCCTACATACAGATACCTGCCACTATTGAGGCAGGTTTCGTCAACGATGCGGGAGGCGCAGGCGTCGTCTTCGAGGCAAATTCATCAGTCCCTCATCTCGATGCCGGGCAGGTAGTTGACGTTTACGGATCCGGTCTCATAAACACGCGGAAGATCGGATCGCTGAAGGTGAAGGAAATGAAAGTCTCCACGAGAACGGTACCCCTGAACGCAATAGCGCCATTCACGCTCCCGGGCGCCCAACTGGTCGCAGAAGTAATCCCCTTGGAAAGCGAGGATTCCAACTCGCTCCCTTCGTCCGGGACTGCACTCATTCGACTGCAGAACCGGAACACCTACGAGTGGCTGAATGAGAAGTATCTTCAGCCCGTCATTGCAGGGCTGTCCACGGGCCGGTCGCCCACTAAATAG
- the mpaC gene encoding daptide-type RiPP biosynthesis dehydogenase: MISPVRTVRSGPSVFTAPADFVNWLGDATRARPRRPVLAVVDAAVTRSPDGLRFLDLLRGTADLLCVDPAADEAALLSTAERSGPVDVVLGIGGGAAMDTAKLLPPLWDPGHRLTIMSRTRAGHLMLRDEPVPKCALGLVPTTLGTGSESGMNACISDGSRKRLVSGGQLRADAVLLNSGLTASLPMHLVLSGTLEAIFRLATPFVLTGTPRRSSDTLALATIRALAQAADEVQHLRLQGSPGIRAAEVRQEIAELSSFSQTGWTSLGRNSYGTLPWIIATELSTVVGLSKMEAVAAILPAYWRRVESGDKRFGFAARLSDVGHALPHTNVPPAAGPTATLENALSRWDLTRSLFIGTQDIHRISQQISRAWGGGLPTMQGLTSADTEAFLTEAVGAVRE; the protein is encoded by the coding sequence ATGATTAGCCCCGTGCGCACCGTGCGATCAGGGCCGTCGGTGTTCACAGCCCCCGCGGACTTCGTCAATTGGCTGGGCGACGCGACCCGAGCCCGCCCGCGTCGTCCGGTGCTGGCTGTTGTTGACGCCGCCGTCACCCGGTCCCCCGACGGACTACGGTTTCTAGACTTGCTGCGGGGGACAGCCGATTTGCTGTGCGTTGACCCTGCGGCGGATGAAGCCGCTCTGCTTTCGACAGCTGAGAGGTCCGGTCCGGTGGATGTTGTGCTGGGCATAGGTGGCGGGGCTGCAATGGACACCGCCAAGCTGTTGCCGCCGCTCTGGGACCCAGGCCACCGCCTCACCATCATGTCCCGGACACGTGCCGGTCACCTGATGCTCCGCGACGAACCTGTTCCCAAGTGCGCCCTCGGGTTGGTGCCCACAACGCTGGGCACCGGTTCAGAGTCGGGAATGAACGCCTGCATCTCCGACGGATCACGGAAGCGACTGGTTTCCGGCGGGCAGCTCCGGGCGGATGCCGTCCTTCTGAACTCCGGACTGACTGCTTCGCTTCCCATGCATTTGGTGCTGTCCGGCACATTGGAGGCCATCTTCCGGCTTGCCACCCCGTTTGTTCTGACCGGCACGCCGAGGCGATCCTCAGACACACTTGCCTTAGCCACCATACGGGCACTGGCACAGGCCGCAGACGAGGTTCAACATCTACGATTGCAGGGCAGCCCCGGCATCCGCGCGGCCGAGGTGCGTCAGGAGATAGCCGAGCTGAGTTCCTTTTCGCAGACCGGGTGGACCAGCCTTGGCCGCAATTCCTATGGCACGCTCCCCTGGATCATTGCGACGGAGCTCTCCACGGTGGTAGGGCTGTCGAAGATGGAAGCGGTTGCGGCGATATTGCCGGCATACTGGCGCCGAGTGGAGTCCGGAGACAAACGGTTCGGATTCGCCGCCCGCTTATCGGACGTCGGTCATGCACTCCCACATACCAATGTGCCCCCGGCTGCAGGTCCAACCGCAACCCTAGAAAATGCTCTGTCGCGATGGGACCTCACCAGGTCCTTGTTCATTGGCACTCAAGACATTCATCGCATTTCCCAACAGATTTCGCGCGCCTGGGGAGGCGGCCTTCCGACGATGCAGGGCTTGACTTCAGCGGACACCGAGGCCTTCCTCACGGAAGCCGTCGGTGCCGTGCGCGAATAA